A genome region from Gouania willdenowi chromosome 9, fGouWil2.1, whole genome shotgun sequence includes the following:
- the vgll4l gene encoding vestigial like 4 like isoform X2 → MFCYLFECKTLPLLVSIQHRGQPHLRSEDRYRHVTTDRVRTPNPYSMKRKRSHERALTLEERRERALSRSSGKVAQRAAPAPMMVGIRQTPAFTQSSTPSPTNSILPTHVYYTPVMDEPLALIKKPRKDRGDKEEEEAKNRTSSRVQVRPSVITCVSSSRSPSCSSDVHGDLSPVMSQPNYDHVLEEHFQRSLGVNYQRAHNKQLSINVSVDDHFAKALGDKWLQIKSKSSSCSSTPPSSPSVTHSPSYSHSPTQSHKESRSTSSPPSSHWAVN, encoded by the exons ATGTTCTGTTATCTTTTTGAATGTAAAACTTTACCACTACTTGTTTCTATTCAGCACAGAG GTCAGCCTCACCTCCGAAGTGAAGACAGATACAGACATGTGACAACTGACCGGGTTCGAACCCCAAATCCGTATTCAATGAAACGCAAGCGCAGCCATGAGAGAGCGCTAACTTTGGAGGAAAG GCGAGAGCGGGCATTGAGCAGAAGCAGTGGGAAAGTTGCACAGCGAGCAGCTCCAGCTCCAATGATGGTTGGCATCCGTCAGACTCCCGCTTTTACCCAGAGTTCAACACCCAGCCCCACCAACAGCATTCTGCCCACTCATGTGTACTACACACCTGTGATGGATGAACCCCTCGCCCTCATCAAGAAACCGAGAAAAGACCGTGGggataaagaagaagaagaagcaaagAACCGCACAAGCAGCCGTGTTCAG GTACGACCCTCAGTGATCACCTGTGTCTCCTCATCAAGAAGCCCATCATGCAGTTCTGATGTCCATGGAGATCTTTCACCAG TGATGTCCCAGCCAAACTACGACCACGTCCTTGAGGAACATTTCCAGAGGAGCCTCGGCGTGAACTACCAGCGAGCTCACAATAAACAGCTCTCCATCAACGTGTCCGTGGATGACCACTTTGCCAAGGCTTTAGGAGACAAGTGGCTACAGATCAAATCCAAGTCTTCCTCCTGTTCTTCTACACCTCCCAGTAGTCCCAGTGTCACCCACTCACCGTCCTACAGCCACAGCCCCACCCAGAGCCACAAAGAGTCCAGGAGCACGTCGTCGCCACCCTCCAGCCACTGGGCAGTTAACTAA
- the vgll4l gene encoding vestigial like 4 like isoform X1 codes for MAVANFQYITRMSSGFKVYILEGQPHLRSEDRYRHVTTDRVRTPNPYSMKRKRSHERALTLEERRERALSRSSGKVAQRAAPAPMMVGIRQTPAFTQSSTPSPTNSILPTHVYYTPVMDEPLALIKKPRKDRGDKEEEEAKNRTSSRVQVRPSVITCVSSSRSPSCSSDVHGDLSPVMSQPNYDHVLEEHFQRSLGVNYQRAHNKQLSINVSVDDHFAKALGDKWLQIKSKSSSCSSTPPSSPSVTHSPSYSHSPTQSHKESRSTSSPPSSHWAVN; via the exons ATGGCTGTGGCCAACTTCCAGTACATCACTCGGATGAGCAGTGGCTTCAAGGTCTACATCTTAGAGG GTCAGCCTCACCTCCGAAGTGAAGACAGATACAGACATGTGACAACTGACCGGGTTCGAACCCCAAATCCGTATTCAATGAAACGCAAGCGCAGCCATGAGAGAGCGCTAACTTTGGAGGAAAG GCGAGAGCGGGCATTGAGCAGAAGCAGTGGGAAAGTTGCACAGCGAGCAGCTCCAGCTCCAATGATGGTTGGCATCCGTCAGACTCCCGCTTTTACCCAGAGTTCAACACCCAGCCCCACCAACAGCATTCTGCCCACTCATGTGTACTACACACCTGTGATGGATGAACCCCTCGCCCTCATCAAGAAACCGAGAAAAGACCGTGGggataaagaagaagaagaagcaaagAACCGCACAAGCAGCCGTGTTCAG GTACGACCCTCAGTGATCACCTGTGTCTCCTCATCAAGAAGCCCATCATGCAGTTCTGATGTCCATGGAGATCTTTCACCAG TGATGTCCCAGCCAAACTACGACCACGTCCTTGAGGAACATTTCCAGAGGAGCCTCGGCGTGAACTACCAGCGAGCTCACAATAAACAGCTCTCCATCAACGTGTCCGTGGATGACCACTTTGCCAAGGCTTTAGGAGACAAGTGGCTACAGATCAAATCCAAGTCTTCCTCCTGTTCTTCTACACCTCCCAGTAGTCCCAGTGTCACCCACTCACCGTCCTACAGCCACAGCCCCACCCAGAGCCACAAAGAGTCCAGGAGCACGTCGTCGCCACCCTCCAGCCACTGGGCAGTTAACTAA